A region of Chitinophaga horti DNA encodes the following proteins:
- a CDS encoding S9 family peptidase: MRHYHVGLLALAFVACQPKNDKKDERMNINEAWINIQTPTVEKIPKEMSIHGDTRTDNYYWLNERENPKVIAYLESENKYLDTVLSSTRDFREKLFEEMKGRIKEDDESVPYFENGYYYYTRFEKGKEYPIYCRKKGDEKASEEVMFNVNEMAAGHAYYQLATFEVSPDNKLALFMVDTVSRRRYTLYVKNLETGEIYPQAIQDTDTDGVWAADNKTIFFTRKNPTTLRSEKIFRYKLGEDPAKAKEIYFEKDETFDAGVYKTKSRKYIVIVSGSTLSDEYRILDAGLPDGEFKVFQKREKDMLFDIDHKDDKFYIRTNWNAQNFRLMECPVDQTSRDNWKEVLPHRQDVLLEGIELFQDYMVLSERKNGLTQVRVMNSKTNQEHYLDFGEAAYVAYPSVNPEFNTHNLRYSYSSMTTPNSTFDYNMDTKEKELKKRQEVLGGYKQDDYVTERVYATVRDSVKVPISIVYKKGFEKNGQAPLLLYGYGSYGASMDPSFSSTRLSLLNRGFAFAIAHIRGGEEMGRHWYEDGKMFKKKNTFNDFIDCAEYLLRNNYTSKEHLYAMGGSAGGLLMGAVINMRPDLWNGVIAAVPFVDVVTTMLDESIPLTTGEFDEWGNPKNKDSYEYMKSYSPYDNIEKKAYPNMLVTTGLHDSQVQYFEPAKWVAKLREMKTDKNVLLMHTNMEAGHGGASGRFKALKDVALHYGFLLFLEGIKK; the protein is encoded by the coding sequence CGCCAACAGTGGAAAAAATCCCGAAGGAAATGTCTATCCACGGCGATACCCGCACCGATAATTATTACTGGCTCAACGAACGCGAAAATCCCAAGGTGATCGCCTACCTCGAGTCTGAAAACAAATACCTGGATACCGTACTTTCTTCCACCCGCGACTTCCGCGAAAAGCTGTTTGAAGAAATGAAAGGTCGCATCAAGGAAGATGATGAAAGTGTACCTTACTTCGAGAACGGGTATTACTACTATACGCGCTTTGAAAAAGGCAAGGAATACCCTATTTATTGCCGTAAGAAAGGCGATGAGAAGGCCAGTGAGGAAGTAATGTTTAATGTAAACGAAATGGCCGCAGGACATGCCTATTATCAACTGGCCACCTTCGAAGTGAGCCCTGATAATAAGCTGGCGCTTTTTATGGTAGATACGGTGAGTCGCCGCCGTTACACGCTGTATGTTAAAAACCTGGAAACAGGCGAAATCTATCCGCAGGCGATACAGGATACGGATACCGATGGCGTATGGGCTGCAGATAATAAAACGATATTCTTTACCCGCAAGAACCCAACTACCCTGCGTTCGGAAAAGATATTCAGATATAAACTGGGCGAAGATCCTGCTAAAGCAAAAGAAATTTACTTTGAGAAAGATGAGACCTTCGATGCCGGTGTATATAAAACCAAGTCACGCAAATATATCGTGATCGTGAGCGGCAGCACGTTGTCCGACGAATATCGCATTCTCGATGCCGGCTTGCCCGATGGCGAGTTTAAAGTATTTCAGAAACGTGAAAAGGACATGCTGTTCGACATCGATCACAAAGATGATAAGTTCTACATTCGCACTAACTGGAACGCGCAAAACTTCAGGTTGATGGAATGCCCGGTCGATCAAACCTCCCGCGACAACTGGAAAGAAGTATTACCGCATCGCCAGGACGTATTGCTGGAAGGCATTGAACTGTTCCAGGATTACATGGTGCTGAGCGAACGTAAGAACGGGTTGACGCAGGTGCGCGTTATGAACAGTAAAACCAACCAGGAACACTACCTCGACTTCGGCGAAGCGGCTTACGTCGCTTATCCTTCCGTGAATCCGGAATTCAATACCCATAACCTTCGCTACAGCTACTCTTCCATGACCACCCCGAACTCTACGTTCGATTATAACATGGATACGAAGGAGAAGGAGCTGAAGAAACGCCAGGAAGTACTGGGCGGTTATAAGCAAGACGATTATGTAACAGAACGGGTATATGCTACGGTGAGAGACAGCGTAAAAGTGCCCATCTCCATCGTATACAAGAAAGGATTCGAGAAGAATGGCCAGGCACCGCTGTTGCTGTATGGATACGGTTCTTACGGCGCTTCCATGGATCCCAGCTTCAGCAGCACCCGTTTGAGTTTGCTGAACCGGGGCTTCGCCTTTGCCATCGCACACATTCGCGGAGGGGAGGAGATGGGCCGTCACTGGTATGAAGATGGAAAGATGTTCAAGAAGAAGAACACCTTCAATGATTTTATTGACTGCGCAGAATACCTGCTGAGGAATAATTACACCAGTAAAGAACACCTCTACGCCATGGGCGGCAGCGCCGGCGGACTGTTGATGGGCGCTGTAATTAACATGCGACCCGATCTCTGGAATGGGGTAATTGCGGCGGTGCCGTTCGTTGATGTAGTGACAACTATGCTGGACGAAAGCATCCCACTCACCACCGGTGAATTTGACGAATGGGGCAATCCGAAAAACAAGGATAGTTATGAATACATGAAGTCCTATTCCCCTTACGATAACATCGAGAAAAAGGCTTACCCCAACATGCTCGTCACCACAGGCCTGCACGATTCACAGGTGCAGTATTTCGAGCCTGCCAAGTGGGTAGCGAAGTTGCGTGAAATGAAAACCGACAAAAATGTACTGCTCATGCATACGAATATGGAGGCTGGCCATGGTGGCGCTTCCGGAAGGTTTAAGGCGTTGAAGGACGTGGCGTTGCATTATGGATTTTTGTTGTTTTTGGAGGGGATAAAAAAGTGA
- a CDS encoding ABC-F family ATP-binding cassette domain-containing protein: protein MISVRNVSLSYGKRVLFDEVNLNFTKGNCYGVIGANGAGKSTFLKILSGEIEPNKGTVEITPGERMSVLKQNHFEFDEITVLNSVLMGNKKLWEIAKERDEIYAKADFTEEDGMRAGELEAEYGEMGGYTAESDAGVLLGDLGVKEEMHSVLMKDVPGSVKVRVLLAQALFGNPDILLLDEPTNDLDVETIGWLENFLADYENIVIVVSHDRHFLDAVCTHVADVDRAKIKIFSGNYTFWYESSQLIARQISDKNKKMEDKRKDLMDFIARFSANASKSKQATSRKKALEKLVIDEIEPSNRKYPGIIFKQLREVGNQILNVEKLEKSIEGRQLFKDVTFSVNKGDKIAFLSKNHVALSTFFDIINGEAEADGGKYEWGTTVTKAYLPNDNSEFFKNNLNLMDWLRQYVPPHVTDADEPFLRGFLGKMLFSGDDIVKKTSVLSGGEKVRCMTSRMMLQDPNVVILDEPTNHLDLESIQSFNESMTNFKGIVLFTTHDHTFMQSVATRIIEITPKGIIDRLMTFDEYLADERVKALRAEMYGEGVTA, encoded by the coding sequence ATGATCAGCGTAAGAAATGTCTCATTGTCATACGGAAAAAGGGTTCTGTTCGACGAAGTAAACCTCAACTTTACCAAGGGTAACTGTTATGGCGTAATTGGCGCCAACGGGGCCGGTAAATCTACCTTCCTGAAAATCCTGTCAGGAGAAATAGAGCCGAACAAAGGCACGGTGGAAATTACCCCCGGTGAGCGCATGAGTGTGCTGAAACAGAACCACTTTGAATTTGATGAGATCACCGTACTCAACTCGGTGCTCATGGGTAATAAAAAACTCTGGGAAATCGCCAAAGAGCGCGATGAAATATATGCTAAGGCAGACTTTACCGAAGAAGACGGTATGCGCGCCGGCGAACTGGAAGCAGAATACGGCGAAATGGGCGGTTATACTGCCGAAAGCGACGCCGGTGTATTACTCGGCGACCTGGGCGTTAAAGAAGAAATGCATAGCGTACTGATGAAAGACGTTCCCGGTAGTGTTAAAGTACGTGTACTCCTCGCTCAGGCGCTGTTCGGTAACCCGGACATCCTGCTGCTCGATGAGCCTACGAACGACCTGGACGTTGAAACGATCGGCTGGCTCGAAAACTTCCTGGCCGATTATGAAAACATCGTGATCGTAGTTTCCCACGACCGTCACTTCCTCGATGCGGTTTGTACGCACGTAGCGGACGTTGACCGTGCTAAGATCAAGATCTTCTCCGGTAACTATACTTTCTGGTACGAATCCAGCCAGTTGATTGCCCGCCAGATCAGTGACAAGAACAAGAAGATGGAAGATAAGCGTAAGGACCTCATGGACTTCATCGCCCGATTCAGCGCCAACGCTTCCAAAAGTAAACAGGCTACTTCCCGTAAGAAAGCACTGGAAAAACTGGTTATCGACGAAATCGAACCTTCTAACCGCAAATACCCCGGTATCATCTTCAAGCAACTGCGCGAAGTAGGTAACCAAATCCTGAACGTAGAGAAACTCGAAAAGTCTATCGAAGGCCGCCAGCTGTTTAAAGATGTTACATTCTCAGTGAACAAAGGTGATAAGATCGCTTTCCTGTCTAAGAACCACGTAGCACTGTCTACCTTCTTCGACATCATCAACGGCGAAGCCGAAGCAGATGGCGGTAAGTATGAGTGGGGTACCACCGTTACCAAAGCCTACCTGCCCAACGATAACTCCGAGTTCTTCAAAAACAACCTGAACCTCATGGACTGGCTCCGCCAGTACGTGCCGCCGCACGTAACCGATGCAGACGAGCCGTTCCTGCGTGGATTCCTCGGTAAAATGCTGTTCAGCGGCGACGATATCGTGAAGAAAACGTCGGTACTCAGCGGTGGTGAGAAAGTGCGTTGCATGACCTCCCGCATGATGCTGCAGGACCCGAACGTTGTGATCCTCGACGAGCCTACGAACCACCTCGACCTGGAAAGCATCCAGTCTTTCAACGAAAGTATGACCAACTTTAAAGGTATCGTGCTCTTCACCACGCATGACCACACGTTTATGCAGTCAGTAGCAACCCGTATTATCGAAATCACGCCTAAAGGTATTATCGACAGGCTGATGACGTTTGACGAATACCTGGCCGACGAACGCGTAAAAGCCCTGCGTGCCGAAATGTATGGCGAAGGTGTAACTGCTTAA
- a CDS encoding bifunctional riboflavin kinase/FAD synthetase, giving the protein MQVHRDLEQLPQFRHAVITIGTFDGVHQGHRHILQQLEQAATACHGEKVIVTFDPHPREVLAPDKAPVHLLTTLEEKIQLLDLQGIDHLVVVPFTKAFSQLSATEYLEEFLIKRFNPHTIIIGYDHRFGHNREGGLALLEAEQHKFGFELLEIPQQVVHDLTVSSTKIRNSLKDGNVLLANELLGYPYFVNGTVVHGDKMGRKLGFPTANIALNDSRKLVPAQGVYAVKVTLASGSFNGALNIGTRPTFNGRELRIEVYIFDFDQEIYGQPINVQFIEYLRADMKFDKIEDLVEQMHRDTAKAREILA; this is encoded by the coding sequence ATGCAGGTTCACAGAGACTTAGAGCAACTTCCGCAATTTCGCCATGCAGTAATTACCATTGGTACTTTCGACGGCGTACACCAGGGGCACCGCCACATCCTGCAACAGCTGGAACAGGCGGCCACGGCCTGCCATGGAGAAAAGGTGATCGTTACCTTCGACCCACATCCCCGCGAAGTACTGGCACCCGATAAAGCACCGGTACACCTGCTTACGACGCTGGAAGAAAAGATCCAACTGCTCGACCTGCAAGGCATCGATCACCTCGTCGTGGTGCCCTTCACAAAAGCCTTTTCCCAATTATCGGCGACCGAATACCTGGAAGAATTTCTGATCAAAAGATTTAATCCGCATACGATCATTATCGGGTACGATCATCGTTTCGGGCATAACCGCGAGGGTGGACTGGCGTTGCTAGAGGCCGAGCAGCATAAATTCGGGTTCGAGCTGCTGGAAATTCCGCAGCAGGTGGTGCATGACCTGACCGTGAGCAGCACGAAGATCCGTAACAGTTTAAAAGATGGCAATGTATTGCTGGCGAACGAGCTGCTGGGTTATCCCTACTTCGTGAACGGAACAGTGGTGCATGGCGATAAGATGGGGCGTAAACTGGGTTTCCCTACGGCCAATATTGCATTGAACGACAGCCGTAAACTGGTACCTGCACAAGGCGTATATGCCGTAAAAGTGACACTGGCTTCCGGCTCCTTTAACGGGGCGCTCAACATCGGTACGCGCCCTACGTTCAACGGCCGCGAGTTACGCATCGAAGTATATATTTTTGATTTTGACCAGGAGATTTACGGGCAGCCGATCAACGTACAGTTTATCGAATACCTGCGGGCCGATATGAAGTTTGATAAGATCGAAGATCTTGTTGAACAGATGCATCGCGATACCGCGAAGGCGCGCGAGATACTGGCCTAG
- the holA gene encoding DNA polymerase III subunit delta yields MEYQEIIKDWKQKKFRPLYWLEGEEEFFIDQVVNYAEHQLLDEAEKGFNLTVLYGKDTDWASVINNCRRYPMFAERQVVILKEAQAMRDLLKLEPYIDQPLASTIFVVAHKQGKIDGRSKMAKLIKEKGVLLSTKKMYDNQLPAWVEAFVHSKGLAITQKACILLVDHIGNDLSRIANEIDKLLVNLPAGKKIDEGDIEKYVGISKEYNVFELQNAVGQKDMGKVMRIVRYFAANPKASPIQMTIPALYNYFAKINLVFGVKGGEKEIASALGVHPFFVKDYIAAAQKYGAADAERAILLLQQYNLRSIGINDSGVEDGELMKEMLFRIMTR; encoded by the coding sequence ATGGAATACCAGGAAATTATAAAAGATTGGAAACAGAAGAAGTTCCGGCCGCTGTACTGGCTGGAAGGGGAAGAAGAGTTTTTTATAGACCAGGTGGTAAACTATGCCGAACACCAGCTGCTCGACGAGGCCGAAAAAGGTTTTAACCTCACCGTGTTATACGGTAAGGATACCGATTGGGCCAGCGTGATCAATAACTGTCGTCGTTATCCCATGTTTGCCGAAAGGCAGGTAGTGATCCTGAAAGAAGCACAAGCCATGCGCGACCTGCTGAAACTGGAACCTTATATTGACCAGCCGCTCGCATCCACCATCTTCGTCGTAGCGCATAAACAGGGTAAAATAGACGGCCGCTCCAAAATGGCCAAACTGATCAAGGAGAAAGGAGTTTTATTGTCTACCAAAAAGATGTACGATAACCAGCTGCCCGCCTGGGTAGAGGCTTTCGTTCACAGCAAAGGCCTGGCCATCACACAAAAGGCCTGCATCCTGCTGGTAGATCATATCGGCAACGACCTTTCACGCATTGCCAACGAAATAGATAAACTGTTGGTGAACCTGCCCGCCGGCAAAAAAATCGATGAAGGCGATATTGAAAAGTATGTGGGCATCAGCAAAGAGTACAATGTATTCGAACTGCAAAACGCCGTAGGGCAAAAGGATATGGGTAAGGTGATGCGTATCGTACGTTACTTCGCTGCCAATCCGAAGGCCTCGCCTATACAGATGACAATTCCCGCTTTATATAATTACTTCGCAAAAATCAACCTGGTATTTGGTGTGAAGGGAGGGGAGAAAGAAATCGCTTCCGCACTGGGCGTGCATCCTTTCTTCGTAAAAGACTATATAGCAGCTGCGCAAAAGTACGGCGCCGCCGATGCAGAAAGAGCCATCCTGCTACTGCAGCAGTACAACCTGCGCAGCATTGGCATCAATGACAGTGGGGTAGAAGATGGTGAATTAATGAAGGAAATGCTGTTCCGCATCATGACGCGCTAG
- a CDS encoding response regulator encodes MNNAPKLVYVIDDDEVFHFIVKKMFGLQGWDVAITSFLCAEEAIEELNAAPADLPKLILLDMNMQRMNGWDFIEAYRELSADLREQVPIIMCSSSMNISDMEKVRKTPELNAYITKPLDNSKLKLIESYL; translated from the coding sequence ATGAATAACGCACCTAAGCTTGTGTATGTGATCGATGATGATGAGGTGTTCCACTTCATCGTAAAGAAGATGTTCGGTCTGCAGGGCTGGGATGTGGCGATCACCTCGTTTTTATGCGCGGAAGAAGCGATAGAGGAACTGAATGCTGCGCCAGCCGACTTGCCGAAACTGATATTGCTGGACATGAACATGCAGCGAATGAACGGCTGGGATTTTATAGAAGCCTACCGTGAACTGAGCGCGGACCTGCGGGAGCAGGTACCCATCATTATGTGTTCCTCTTCTATGAATATTTCTGACATGGAAAAAGTGCGCAAGACACCGGAGCTGAACGCTTACATTACTAAGCCGCTCGACAACTCCAAATTGAAACTGATCGAATCTTATCTATAG
- a CDS encoding ribonuclease H-like domain-containing protein, producing the protein MTRYIKSFKTLYIVLQNVALDQLLLLDIETAPSVAGFDHLPEEMKALWSEKITKTLPDSGIGPESYADRAAIYAEFGKIVCISVGFFYIENGVHHLRIKSFFNDDETVVLTEFLDLITKFAAKYQRFLLCGHNIKEFDIPYICRRALINGMGLPAALQINNFKPWELPVLDTMQLWRFGDFRNYTSLKLLAAVMGIPTPKDDIDGSMVGHVYWQERDLPRIAAYCQKDVLTVAQLVLKFKGLPILKEPEVQFVKY; encoded by the coding sequence GTGACTCGATACATCAAGTCATTTAAAACGCTTTACATCGTGCTTCAAAACGTCGCTCTTGATCAATTGCTACTGCTGGACATAGAAACCGCACCTTCGGTGGCTGGTTTTGATCACCTCCCGGAAGAGATGAAAGCGCTCTGGAGTGAGAAGATTACAAAAACTTTGCCAGATTCCGGAATTGGACCTGAAAGCTATGCTGACAGGGCCGCTATCTATGCAGAATTTGGGAAAATCGTCTGTATTTCTGTTGGCTTTTTCTATATTGAAAACGGCGTGCATCACCTGCGGATTAAATCGTTTTTCAATGATGATGAAACAGTTGTGCTCACCGAGTTTCTCGACCTCATCACTAAATTCGCTGCAAAATATCAAAGATTTCTGTTATGTGGGCATAATATAAAGGAATTTGATATTCCCTATATTTGCCGCCGCGCGCTCATTAACGGTATGGGCTTACCTGCAGCCTTGCAGATCAATAACTTTAAGCCCTGGGAACTACCGGTGTTAGATACCATGCAGCTTTGGCGGTTCGGCGACTTCCGTAACTATACCTCGCTTAAACTGCTGGCCGCCGTCATGGGCATTCCAACGCCCAAGGATGATATAGACGGCAGCATGGTAGGGCATGTTTACTGGCAGGAACGCGACCTGCCCCGCATAGCAGCCTACTGCCAGAAGGACGTACTCACCGTAGCCCAGCTGGTACTGAAGTTTAAAGGGCTGCCCATATTAAAAGAACCAGAAGTGCAATTCGTAAAATACTAA
- a CDS encoding mechanosensitive ion channel family protein, with amino-acid sequence MNFDKVQVFWNNLIVWASQFAPKLIGAIIVLVVGFLLIRWLDRMLARAMARRETHNSLQTFLKSVVSIGLKILLVIFAAGILGLQTTSLAAVIAAAGLAVGLALQGSLANLAGGVLILLFKPFKVGDLVTIQGITGIVNEIQIFSTILTTGDGKMAILPNGAVSNGTIINSSKSGHLRVDLVVKLAASENFNRVRDVIKNVLEQDRRIKKDPEPAVSIIDFDGDFMNVFVRPFVDMEDYWPVYYDLHQKIQQALIANGMKAPVSTKLAPQQAW; translated from the coding sequence ATGAATTTTGATAAAGTACAAGTTTTCTGGAATAACCTCATTGTTTGGGCAAGTCAGTTCGCCCCTAAACTCATTGGTGCCATTATCGTATTGGTAGTCGGCTTTTTGTTGATCCGCTGGCTCGATCGCATGCTCGCCCGGGCAATGGCACGCCGCGAAACGCACAACTCGTTGCAAACGTTCCTGAAGAGCGTCGTAAGCATCGGCCTTAAGATATTGCTGGTGATATTCGCTGCCGGTATCCTGGGATTACAGACCACTTCACTCGCTGCCGTAATCGCAGCTGCCGGTCTGGCCGTTGGTCTGGCCTTGCAGGGCAGTCTGGCTAACCTCGCAGGCGGTGTGCTGATCCTATTGTTCAAACCATTTAAGGTGGGCGATTTGGTCACGATACAGGGAATTACAGGCATTGTGAATGAAATCCAGATATTCAGCACTATTCTTACAACCGGCGACGGAAAGATGGCCATCCTGCCCAATGGCGCGGTGTCTAACGGTACGATCATCAACTCCAGCAAAAGCGGCCACCTGCGGGTAGACCTGGTGGTGAAGCTGGCAGCATCGGAAAACTTCAACCGCGTAAGGGATGTGATCAAAAATGTGCTGGAGCAGGACCGCCGCATCAAAAAGGACCCGGAACCTGCCGTGTCTATCATCGATTTCGATGGCGACTTCATGAATGTGTTCGTAAGGCCGTTTGTGGACATGGAGGACTACTGGCCGGTGTACTACGACCTGCACCAAAAGATCCAGCAGGCGCTTATCGCCAACGGCATGAAGGCCCCGGTGAGCACAAAACTGGCACCGCAGCAGGCATGGTAA